One genomic window of Quercus robur chromosome 6, dhQueRobu3.1, whole genome shotgun sequence includes the following:
- the LOC126733101 gene encoding dehydrin Rab25-like isoform X12 — translation MSQYQNQYAGGTPQVDEYGNPIRVDEHGPRTHTDQYGNPTHHTDTKYGTGGSDSTTLQGMRPDATVPTHGGDYRHDQQGLTQKIEEKIPGVGRKHDDPYQQGYNEGQQQQENIAGAGRKHDDAYQQGHTTSGYNDGQRRQENKGLTEKIKENIPGAGRKHDDPYQQGHTATAPGYNEGQRRQENKGLTEKIKENVPGVGVGRKQDDPYQQGHTAPGYNEGQRRQENKGLTEKIKENVPGVGRKQDDPYQQGHTAPGYNEGQQHQGNKGLTEKIKENVPGVGRKHDDPYQQQQQQGHTTSTVNPYQQGHTTTATVFNEGQHHQANKGFTEKIKENIPCVGRKQDDPYQQGHTTSTPGSDPYKQGHTTSTTAPGHYEGQQRQEKKGVMEKIKEKLPGQH, via the exons ATGTCGCAATACCAAAACCAATACGCCGGTGGTACACCCCAAGTTGATGAATATGGCAACCCAATTCGCGTAGATGAACATGGGCCCCGTACTCACACTGATCAATATGGCAACCCAACCCACCACACTGACACCAAGTATGGAACTGGTGGGTCTGACTCCACCACTCTCCAAGGTATGCGCCCTGATGCAACCGTACCTACTCATGGCGGTGATTATCGCCATGATCAGCAGGGGTTGACAcagaaaatagaagagaagatACCAGGTGTTGGGCGTAAGCACGATGATCCGTACCAGCAAGGTTACAACGAGGGCCAACAACAACAGGAGAACATAGCTGGTGCTGGGCGCAAGCATGATGATGCATACCAGCAAGGTCACACAACTTCAGGTTACAACGATGGCCAACGTCGTCAGGAGAACAAGGGGTTGacagagaaaataaaagagaacataCCAGGTGCTGGGCGCAAGCATGATGATCCGTACCAGCAAGGTCACACAGCTACAGCCCCAGGTTACAACGAGGGCCAACGTCGTCAGGAGAACAAGGGGTTGacagagaaaataaaagagaacgtACCAGGTGTAGGAGTTGGGCGCAAGCAGGATGATCCGTACCAGCAAG GTCACACAGCCCCAGGTTACAACGAGGGCCAACGTCGTCAGGAGAACAAGGGGTTGacagagaaaataaaagagaatgtaCCAGGTGTTGGGCGCAAGCAGGATGATCCGTACCAGCAAGGCCACACAGCCCCAGGTTATAACGAGGGCCAACAACATCAGGGGAACAAGGGGTTGacagagaaaataaaagagaacgtACCAGGTGTTGGGCGCAAGCATGATGATCCGTaccagcagcagcagcagcaaggTCACACAACTTCAACTGTAAACCCGTACCAGCAAGGTCACACAACTACAGCCACAGTTTTCAACGAGGGCCAACATCATCAGGCGAACAAGGGGTTcacagagaaaataaaagagaacataCCATGTGTTGGGCGCAAGCAGGATGATCCGTACCAGCAAGGTCACACAACTTCAACCCCAGGTAGTGATCCGTACAAGCAAGGTCACACAACTTCAACTACAGCCCCAGGTCACTACGAGGGCCAACAACGTCAGGAGAAGAAGGGAGTGATGGAGAAGATCAAGGAGAAGCTTCCTGGACAACACTag
- the LOC126733101 gene encoding cold-shock protein CS120-like isoform X8, whose protein sequence is MSQYQNQYAGGTPQVDEYGNPIRVDEHGPRTHTDQYGNPTHHTDTKYGTGGSDSTTLQGMRPDATVPTHGGDYRHDQQGLTQKIEEKIPGVGRKHDDPYQQGYNEGQQQQENIAGAGRKHDDAYQQGHTTSGYNDGQRRQENKGLTEKIKENIPGAGRKHDDPYQQGHTATAPGYNEGQRRQENKGLTEKIKENVPGVGVGRKQDDPYQQGYNEGQQQQENIAGAGRKHDDAYQQGHTAPGYNEGQRRQENKGLTEKIKENVPGVGRKQDDPYQQGHTAPGYNEGQQHQGNKGLTEKIKENVPGVGRKHDDPYQQQQQQGHTTSTVNPYQQGHTTTATVFNEGQHHQANKGFTEKIKENIPCVGRKQDDPYQQGHTTSTPGSDPYKQGHTTSTTAPGHYEGQQRQEKKGVMEKIKEKLPGQH, encoded by the exons ATGTCGCAATACCAAAACCAATACGCCGGTGGTACACCCCAAGTTGATGAATATGGCAACCCAATTCGCGTAGATGAACATGGGCCCCGTACTCACACTGATCAATATGGCAACCCAACCCACCACACTGACACCAAGTATGGAACTGGTGGGTCTGACTCCACCACTCTCCAAGGTATGCGCCCTGATGCAACCGTACCTACTCATGGCGGTGATTATCGCCATGATCAGCAGGGGTTGACAcagaaaatagaagagaagatACCAGGTGTTGGGCGTAAGCACGATGATCCGTACCAGCAAGGTTACAACGAGGGCCAACAACAACAGGAGAACATAGCTGGTGCTGGGCGCAAGCATGATGATGCATACCAGCAAGGTCACACAACTTCAGGTTACAACGATGGCCAACGTCGTCAGGAGAACAAGGGGTTGacagagaaaataaaagagaacataCCAGGTGCTGGGCGCAAGCATGATGATCCGTACCAGCAAGGTCACACAGCTACAGCCCCAGGTTACAACGAGGGCCAACGTCGTCAGGAGAACAAGGGGTTGacagagaaaataaaagagaacgtACCAGGTGTAGGAGTTGGGCGCAAGCAGGATGATCCGTACCAGCAAG GTTACAACGAGGGCCAACAACAACAGGAGAACATAGCTGGTGCTGGGCGCAAGCATGATGATGCATATCAGCAAGGTCACACAGCCCCAGGTTACAACGAGGGCCAACGTCGTCAGGAGAACAAGGGGTTGacagagaaaataaaagagaatgtaCCAGGTGTTGGGCGCAAGCAGGATGATCCGTACCAGCAAGGCCACACAGCCCCAGGTTATAACGAGGGCCAACAACATCAGGGGAACAAGGGGTTGacagagaaaataaaagagaacgtACCAGGTGTTGGGCGCAAGCATGATGATCCGTaccagcagcagcagcagcaaggTCACACAACTTCAACTGTAAACCCGTACCAGCAAGGTCACACAACTACAGCCACAGTTTTCAACGAGGGCCAACATCATCAGGCGAACAAGGGGTTcacagagaaaataaaagagaacataCCATGTGTTGGGCGCAAGCAGGATGATCCGTACCAGCAAGGTCACACAACTTCAACCCCAGGTAGTGATCCGTACAAGCAAGGTCACACAACTTCAACTACAGCCCCAGGTCACTACGAGGGCCAACAACGTCAGGAGAAGAAGGGAGTGATGGAGAAGATCAAGGAGAAGCTTCCTGGACAACACTag
- the LOC126733101 gene encoding cold-shock protein CS120-like isoform X2 has protein sequence MSQYQNQYAGGTPQVDEYGNPIRVDEHGPRTHTDQYGNPTHHTDTKYGTGGSDSTTLQGMRPDATVPTHGGDYRHDQQGLTQKIEEKIPGVGRKHDDPYQQGYNEGQQQQENIAGAGRKHDDAYQQGHTTSGYNDGQRRQENKGLTEKIKENIPGAGRKHDDPYQQGHTATAPGYNEGQRRQENKGLTEKIKENVPGVGVGRKQDDPYQQGHTAPGYNEGQRRQENKGLTEKIKENVPGVGRKHDDPYQQGYNEGQQQQENIAGAGRKHDDAYQQGHTAPGYNEGQRRQENKGLTEKIKENVPGVGRKQDDPYQQGHTAPGYNEGQQHQGNKGLTEKIKENVPGVGRKHDDPYQQQQQQGHTTSTVNPYQQGHTTTATVFNEGQHHQANKGFTEKIKENIPCVGRKQDDPYQQGHTTSTTAPGHYEGQQRQEKKGVMEKIKEKLPGQH, from the exons ATGTCGCAATACCAAAACCAATACGCCGGTGGTACACCCCAAGTTGATGAATATGGCAACCCAATTCGCGTAGATGAACATGGGCCCCGTACTCACACTGATCAATATGGCAACCCAACCCACCACACTGACACCAAGTATGGAACTGGTGGGTCTGACTCCACCACTCTCCAAGGTATGCGCCCTGATGCAACCGTACCTACTCATGGCGGTGATTATCGCCATGATCAGCAGGGGTTGACAcagaaaatagaagagaagatACCAGGTGTTGGGCGTAAGCACGATGATCCGTACCAGCAAGGTTACAACGAGGGCCAACAACAACAGGAGAACATAGCTGGTGCTGGGCGCAAGCATGATGATGCATACCAGCAAGGTCACACAACTTCAGGTTACAACGATGGCCAACGTCGTCAGGAGAACAAGGGGTTGacagagaaaataaaagagaacataCCAGGTGCTGGGCGCAAGCATGATGATCCGTACCAGCAAGGTCACACAGCTACAGCCCCAGGTTACAACGAGGGCCAACGTCGTCAGGAGAACAAGGGGTTGacagagaaaataaaagagaacgtACCAGGTGTAGGAGTTGGGCGCAAGCAGGATGATCCGTACCAGCAAGGTCACACAGCCCCAGGTTACAATGAGGGCCAACGTCGTCAGGAGAACAAGGGATTGacagagaaaataaaagagaacgtACCAGGTGTTGGGCGCAAGCACGATGATCCGTACCAGCAAGGTTACAACGAGGGCCAACAACAACAGGAGAACATAGCTGGTGCTGGGCGCAAGCATGATGATGCATATCAGCAAGGTCACACAGCCCCAGGTTACAACGAGGGCCAACGTCGTCAGGAGAACAAGGGGTTGacagagaaaataaaagagaatgtaCCAGGTGTTGGGCGCAAGCAGGATGATCCGTACCAGCAAGGCCACACAGCCCCAGGTTATAACGAGGGCCAACAACATCAGGGGAACAAGGGGTTGacagagaaaataaaagagaacgtACCAGGTGTTGGGCGCAAGCATGATGATCCGTaccagcagcagcagcagcaaggTCACACAACTTCAACTGTAAACCCGTACCAGCAAGGTCACACAACTACAGCCACAGTTTTCAACGAGGGCCAACATCATCAGGCGAACAAGGGGTTcacagagaaaataaaagagaacataCCATGTGTTGGGCGCAAGCAGGATGATCCGTACCAGCAAG GTCACACAACTTCAACTACAGCCCCAGGTCACTACGAGGGCCAACAACGTCAGGAGAAGAAGGGAGTGATGGAGAAGATCAAGGAGAAGCTTCCTGGACAACACTag
- the LOC126733101 gene encoding cold-shock protein CS120-like isoform X20, translated as MSQYQNQYAGGTPQVDEYGNPIRVDEHGPRTHTDQYGNPTHHTDTKYGTGGSDSTTLQGMRPDATVPTHGGDYRHDQQGLTQKIEEKIPGVGRKHDDPYQQGYNEGQQQQENIAGAGRKHDDAYQQGHTTSGYNDGQRRQENKGLTEKIKENIPGAGRKHDDPYQQGYNEGQQQQENIAGAGRKHDDAYQQGHTAPGYNEGQRRQENKGLTEKIKENVPGVGRKQDDPYQQGHTAPGYNEGQQHQGNKGLTEKIKENVPGVGRKHDDPYQQQQQQGHTTSTVNPYQQGHTTTATVFNEGQHHQANKGFTEKIKENIPCVGRKQDDPYQQGHTTSTPGSDPYKQGHTTSTTAPGHYEGQQRQEKKGVMEKIKEKLPGQH; from the exons ATGTCGCAATACCAAAACCAATACGCCGGTGGTACACCCCAAGTTGATGAATATGGCAACCCAATTCGCGTAGATGAACATGGGCCCCGTACTCACACTGATCAATATGGCAACCCAACCCACCACACTGACACCAAGTATGGAACTGGTGGGTCTGACTCCACCACTCTCCAAGGTATGCGCCCTGATGCAACCGTACCTACTCATGGCGGTGATTATCGCCATGATCAGCAGGGGTTGACAcagaaaatagaagagaagatACCAGGTGTTGGGCGTAAGCACGATGATCCGTACCAGCAAGGTTACAACGAGGGCCAACAACAACAGGAGAACATAGCTGGTGCTGGGCGCAAGCATGATGATGCATACCAGCAAGGTCACACAACTTCAGGTTACAACGATGGCCAACGTCGTCAGGAGAACAAGGGGTTGacagagaaaataaaagagaacataCCAGGTGCTGGGCGCAAGCATGATGATCCGTACCAGCAAG GTTACAACGAGGGCCAACAACAACAGGAGAACATAGCTGGTGCTGGGCGCAAGCATGATGATGCATATCAGCAAGGTCACACAGCCCCAGGTTACAACGAGGGCCAACGTCGTCAGGAGAACAAGGGGTTGacagagaaaataaaagagaatgtaCCAGGTGTTGGGCGCAAGCAGGATGATCCGTACCAGCAAGGCCACACAGCCCCAGGTTATAACGAGGGCCAACAACATCAGGGGAACAAGGGGTTGacagagaaaataaaagagaacgtACCAGGTGTTGGGCGCAAGCATGATGATCCGTaccagcagcagcagcagcaaggTCACACAACTTCAACTGTAAACCCGTACCAGCAAGGTCACACAACTACAGCCACAGTTTTCAACGAGGGCCAACATCATCAGGCGAACAAGGGGTTcacagagaaaataaaagagaacataCCATGTGTTGGGCGCAAGCAGGATGATCCGTACCAGCAAGGTCACACAACTTCAACCCCAGGTAGTGATCCGTACAAGCAAGGTCACACAACTTCAACTACAGCCCCAGGTCACTACGAGGGCCAACAACGTCAGGAGAAGAAGGGAGTGATGGAGAAGATCAAGGAGAAGCTTCCTGGACAACACTag
- the LOC126733101 gene encoding dehydrin Rab25-like isoform X28, with translation MSQYQNQYAGGTPQVDEYGNPIRVDEHGPRTHTDQYGNPTHHTDTKYGTGGSDSTTLQGMRPDATVPTHGGDYRHDQQGLTQKIEEKIPGVGRKHDDPYQQGYNEGQQQQENIAGAGRKHDDAYQQGHTTSGYNEGQQQQENIAGAGRKHDDAYQQGHTAPGYNEGQRRQENKGLTEKIKENVPGVGRKQDDPYQQGHTAPGYNEGQQHQGNKGLTEKIKENVPGVGRKHDDPYQQQQQQGHTTSTVNPYQQGHTTTATVFNEGQHHQANKGFTEKIKENIPCVGRKQDDPYQQGHTTSTPGSDPYKQGHTTSTTAPGHYEGQQRQEKKGVMEKIKEKLPGQH, from the exons ATGTCGCAATACCAAAACCAATACGCCGGTGGTACACCCCAAGTTGATGAATATGGCAACCCAATTCGCGTAGATGAACATGGGCCCCGTACTCACACTGATCAATATGGCAACCCAACCCACCACACTGACACCAAGTATGGAACTGGTGGGTCTGACTCCACCACTCTCCAAGGTATGCGCCCTGATGCAACCGTACCTACTCATGGCGGTGATTATCGCCATGATCAGCAGGGGTTGACAcagaaaatagaagagaagatACCAGGTGTTGGGCGTAAGCACGATGATCCGTACCAGCAAGGTTACAACGAGGGCCAACAACAACAGGAGAACATAGCTGGTGCTGGGCGCAAGCATGATGATGCATACCAGCAAGGTCACACAACTTCAG GTTACAACGAGGGCCAACAACAACAGGAGAACATAGCTGGTGCTGGGCGCAAGCATGATGATGCATATCAGCAAGGTCACACAGCCCCAGGTTACAACGAGGGCCAACGTCGTCAGGAGAACAAGGGGTTGacagagaaaataaaagagaatgtaCCAGGTGTTGGGCGCAAGCAGGATGATCCGTACCAGCAAGGCCACACAGCCCCAGGTTATAACGAGGGCCAACAACATCAGGGGAACAAGGGGTTGacagagaaaataaaagagaacgtACCAGGTGTTGGGCGCAAGCATGATGATCCGTaccagcagcagcagcagcaaggTCACACAACTTCAACTGTAAACCCGTACCAGCAAGGTCACACAACTACAGCCACAGTTTTCAACGAGGGCCAACATCATCAGGCGAACAAGGGGTTcacagagaaaataaaagagaacataCCATGTGTTGGGCGCAAGCAGGATGATCCGTACCAGCAAGGTCACACAACTTCAACCCCAGGTAGTGATCCGTACAAGCAAGGTCACACAACTTCAACTACAGCCCCAGGTCACTACGAGGGCCAACAACGTCAGGAGAAGAAGGGAGTGATGGAGAAGATCAAGGAGAAGCTTCCTGGACAACACTag
- the LOC126733101 gene encoding dehydrin Rab25-like isoform X26, whose product MSQYQNQYAGGTPQVDEYGNPIRVDEHGPRTHTDQYGNPTHHTDTKYGTGGSDSTTLQGMRPDATVPTHGGDYRHDQQGLTQKIEEKIPGVGRKHDDPYQQGYNEGQQQQENIAGAGRKHDDAYQQGHTTSGYNDGQRRQENKGLTEKIKENIPGAGRKHDDPYQQGHTAPGYNEGQRRQENKGLTEKIKENVPGVGRKQDDPYQQGHTAPGYNEGQQHQGNKGLTEKIKENVPGVGRKHDDPYQQQQQQGHTTSTVNPYQQGHTTTATVFNEGQHHQANKGFTEKIKENIPCVGRKQDDPYQQGHTTSTPGSDPYKQGHTTSTTAPGHYEGQQRQEKKGVMEKIKEKLPGQH is encoded by the exons ATGTCGCAATACCAAAACCAATACGCCGGTGGTACACCCCAAGTTGATGAATATGGCAACCCAATTCGCGTAGATGAACATGGGCCCCGTACTCACACTGATCAATATGGCAACCCAACCCACCACACTGACACCAAGTATGGAACTGGTGGGTCTGACTCCACCACTCTCCAAGGTATGCGCCCTGATGCAACCGTACCTACTCATGGCGGTGATTATCGCCATGATCAGCAGGGGTTGACAcagaaaatagaagagaagatACCAGGTGTTGGGCGTAAGCACGATGATCCGTACCAGCAAGGTTACAACGAGGGCCAACAACAACAGGAGAACATAGCTGGTGCTGGGCGCAAGCATGATGATGCATACCAGCAAGGTCACACAACTTCAGGTTACAACGATGGCCAACGTCGTCAGGAGAACAAGGGGTTGacagagaaaataaaagagaacataCCAGGTGCTGGGCGCAAGCATGATGATCCGTACCAGCAAG GTCACACAGCCCCAGGTTACAACGAGGGCCAACGTCGTCAGGAGAACAAGGGGTTGacagagaaaataaaagagaatgtaCCAGGTGTTGGGCGCAAGCAGGATGATCCGTACCAGCAAGGCCACACAGCCCCAGGTTATAACGAGGGCCAACAACATCAGGGGAACAAGGGGTTGacagagaaaataaaagagaacgtACCAGGTGTTGGGCGCAAGCATGATGATCCGTaccagcagcagcagcagcaaggTCACACAACTTCAACTGTAAACCCGTACCAGCAAGGTCACACAACTACAGCCACAGTTTTCAACGAGGGCCAACATCATCAGGCGAACAAGGGGTTcacagagaaaataaaagagaacataCCATGTGTTGGGCGCAAGCAGGATGATCCGTACCAGCAAGGTCACACAACTTCAACCCCAGGTAGTGATCCGTACAAGCAAGGTCACACAACTTCAACTACAGCCCCAGGTCACTACGAGGGCCAACAACGTCAGGAGAAGAAGGGAGTGATGGAGAAGATCAAGGAGAAGCTTCCTGGACAACACTag
- the LOC126733101 gene encoding cold-shock protein CS120-like isoform X3 has protein sequence MSQYQNQYAGGTPQVDEYGNPIRVDEHGPRTHTDQYGNPTHHTDTKYGTGGSDSTTLQGMRPDATVPTHGGDYRHDQQGLTQKIEEKIPGVGRKHDDPYQQGYNEGQQQQENIAGAGRKHDDAYQQGHTTSGYNDGQRRQENKGLTEKIKENIPGAGRKHDDPYQQGHTATAPGYNEGQRRQENKGLTEKIKENVPGVGVGRKQDDPYQQGHTAPGYNEGQRRQENKGLTEKIKENVPGVGRKHDDPYQQGHTAPGYNEGQRRQENKGLTEKIKENVPGVGRKQDDPYQQGHTAPGYNEGQQHQGNKGLTEKIKENVPGVGRKHDDPYQQQQQQGHTTSTVNPYQQGHTTTATVFNEGQHHQANKGFTEKIKENIPCVGRKQDDPYQQGHTTSTPGSDPYKQGHTTSTTAPGHYEGQQRQEKKGVMEKIKEKLPGQH, from the exons ATGTCGCAATACCAAAACCAATACGCCGGTGGTACACCCCAAGTTGATGAATATGGCAACCCAATTCGCGTAGATGAACATGGGCCCCGTACTCACACTGATCAATATGGCAACCCAACCCACCACACTGACACCAAGTATGGAACTGGTGGGTCTGACTCCACCACTCTCCAAGGTATGCGCCCTGATGCAACCGTACCTACTCATGGCGGTGATTATCGCCATGATCAGCAGGGGTTGACAcagaaaatagaagagaagatACCAGGTGTTGGGCGTAAGCACGATGATCCGTACCAGCAAGGTTACAACGAGGGCCAACAACAACAGGAGAACATAGCTGGTGCTGGGCGCAAGCATGATGATGCATACCAGCAAGGTCACACAACTTCAGGTTACAACGATGGCCAACGTCGTCAGGAGAACAAGGGGTTGacagagaaaataaaagagaacataCCAGGTGCTGGGCGCAAGCATGATGATCCGTACCAGCAAGGTCACACAGCTACAGCCCCAGGTTACAACGAGGGCCAACGTCGTCAGGAGAACAAGGGGTTGacagagaaaataaaagagaacgtACCAGGTGTAGGAGTTGGGCGCAAGCAGGATGATCCGTACCAGCAAGGTCACACAGCCCCAGGTTACAATGAGGGCCAACGTCGTCAGGAGAACAAGGGATTGacagagaaaataaaagagaacgtACCAGGTGTTGGGCGCAAGCACGATGATCCGTACCAGCAAG GTCACACAGCCCCAGGTTACAACGAGGGCCAACGTCGTCAGGAGAACAAGGGGTTGacagagaaaataaaagagaatgtaCCAGGTGTTGGGCGCAAGCAGGATGATCCGTACCAGCAAGGCCACACAGCCCCAGGTTATAACGAGGGCCAACAACATCAGGGGAACAAGGGGTTGacagagaaaataaaagagaacgtACCAGGTGTTGGGCGCAAGCATGATGATCCGTaccagcagcagcagcagcaaggTCACACAACTTCAACTGTAAACCCGTACCAGCAAGGTCACACAACTACAGCCACAGTTTTCAACGAGGGCCAACATCATCAGGCGAACAAGGGGTTcacagagaaaataaaagagaacataCCATGTGTTGGGCGCAAGCAGGATGATCCGTACCAGCAAGGTCACACAACTTCAACCCCAGGTAGTGATCCGTACAAGCAAGGTCACACAACTTCAACTACAGCCCCAGGTCACTACGAGGGCCAACAACGTCAGGAGAAGAAGGGAGTGATGGAGAAGATCAAGGAGAAGCTTCCTGGACAACACTag
- the LOC126733101 gene encoding cold-shock protein CS120-like isoform X4: MSQYQNQYAGGTPQVDEYGNPIRVDEHGPRTHTDQYGNPTHHTDTKYGTGGSDSTTLQGMRPDATVPTHGGDYRHDQQGLTQKIEEKIPGVGRKHDDPYQQGYNEGQQQQENIAGAGRKHDDAYQQGHTTSGYNDGQRRQENKGLTEKIKENIPGAGRKHDDPYQQGHTATAPGYNEGQRRQENKGLTEKIKENVPGVGVGRKQDDPYQQGHTAPGYNEGQQQQENIAGAGRKHDDAYQQGHTAPGYNEGQRRQENKGLTEKIKENVPGVGRKQDDPYQQGHTAPGYNEGQQHQGNKGLTEKIKENVPGVGRKHDDPYQQQQQQGHTTSTVNPYQQGHTTTATVFNEGQHHQANKGFTEKIKENIPCVGRKQDDPYQQGHTTSTPGSDPYKQGHTTSTTAPGHYEGQQRQEKKGVMEKIKEKLPGQH, translated from the exons ATGTCGCAATACCAAAACCAATACGCCGGTGGTACACCCCAAGTTGATGAATATGGCAACCCAATTCGCGTAGATGAACATGGGCCCCGTACTCACACTGATCAATATGGCAACCCAACCCACCACACTGACACCAAGTATGGAACTGGTGGGTCTGACTCCACCACTCTCCAAGGTATGCGCCCTGATGCAACCGTACCTACTCATGGCGGTGATTATCGCCATGATCAGCAGGGGTTGACAcagaaaatagaagagaagatACCAGGTGTTGGGCGTAAGCACGATGATCCGTACCAGCAAGGTTACAACGAGGGCCAACAACAACAGGAGAACATAGCTGGTGCTGGGCGCAAGCATGATGATGCATACCAGCAAGGTCACACAACTTCAGGTTACAACGATGGCCAACGTCGTCAGGAGAACAAGGGGTTGacagagaaaataaaagagaacataCCAGGTGCTGGGCGCAAGCATGATGATCCGTACCAGCAAGGTCACACAGCTACAGCCCCAGGTTACAACGAGGGCCAACGTCGTCAGGAGAACAAGGGGTTGacagagaaaataaaagagaacgtACCAGGTGTAGGAGTTGGGCGCAAGCAGGATGATCCGTACCAGCAAGGTCACACAGCCCCAG GTTACAACGAGGGCCAACAACAACAGGAGAACATAGCTGGTGCTGGGCGCAAGCATGATGATGCATATCAGCAAGGTCACACAGCCCCAGGTTACAACGAGGGCCAACGTCGTCAGGAGAACAAGGGGTTGacagagaaaataaaagagaatgtaCCAGGTGTTGGGCGCAAGCAGGATGATCCGTACCAGCAAGGCCACACAGCCCCAGGTTATAACGAGGGCCAACAACATCAGGGGAACAAGGGGTTGacagagaaaataaaagagaacgtACCAGGTGTTGGGCGCAAGCATGATGATCCGTaccagcagcagcagcagcaaggTCACACAACTTCAACTGTAAACCCGTACCAGCAAGGTCACACAACTACAGCCACAGTTTTCAACGAGGGCCAACATCATCAGGCGAACAAGGGGTTcacagagaaaataaaagagaacataCCATGTGTTGGGCGCAAGCAGGATGATCCGTACCAGCAAGGTCACACAACTTCAACCCCAGGTAGTGATCCGTACAAGCAAGGTCACACAACTTCAACTACAGCCCCAGGTCACTACGAGGGCCAACAACGTCAGGAGAAGAAGGGAGTGATGGAGAAGATCAAGGAGAAGCTTCCTGGACAACACTag